A stretch of DNA from Actinomycetota bacterium:
TTCCGGCGGAGATGGGGGGGCAGTTCGCCGGCGCGGCCGCGATGCTGGGCCCGCTCTCGGCGCTGCTGCTCGGGGTCCAGACGGGGACCGTGCTCGGCACCATCGGCCAGCGAGCCCTGGGACAGTACGACGTGGCCCTCCCCCGCCCGGGACCGGGCACACTCCAGTTCGTGGTGCCGAACATCGCCCGGTTCGAGCAGGAATGGAGCCTGCCGCCCCTCGAGTTCCGGGCCCGGGTGGCCGTGCACGAGGTCATCCACCATTTCGAGTTCGCCCGCCCCTGGGTCCGGGGCCACCTGGTGGGCCTGGTCCGCGACTACGCCTCCACGTTGGACCTCGACCTGGGCGGCCTCCAGGAGCGCCTGGAGCGGATGGACATCTCCGACCCCGAGGCCCTCCAGGGGCTGTTCCAGTCCGACGAGGGCCTGTTCGGGCCGGTGATGGACGACGAGCAGCGCCTCAAGCTGGCCCGGATCCAGTCGTTCGTCATCGCCGCCGAGGGCTACGGCGACCACGTCACCTCGCAGCTGGGTGCCAGGCTCCTGGGCTCGGAGTCGCAGATCGGGGAGGCGCTCCGGCGCAGCCGCGAGGGCGAGAGCGACGACCCGGTGTTCGAACGGCTTCTGGGGATCGAGATGAAGCGGGACCAGTACCGGCTGGGCACCCAGTTCTGCGACACGGTGGTCGAGCTGACCGACGAGGCCACGCTGGCCCGGATGTGGGACTCGGCGGAGAACCTCCCCTCCCTCCCCGAGCTGGAGGAGCCGCGCCTCTGGCTGGCCCGGGCGGCCTGACGTAGCATCCCGGACATGCCGGGCGACTTCGCGACCACCGTACGGCCTCGGGTCGAGGCGCAGCTCGACGCCGGGGAGTCGCTCCAGGGCCTGGTCGCCGCGACCCAGCAGAAGACCTTCAGCGGCCAGCTGTACGCGATCGCCGTGACCGACCGGCGGCTGCTCCTCGTGCCGCTCGACCGCCGGCTCCAGCCGAAGGGTGATTCCCTCTCGATCACGGCGCAGTCGCTGGCCTCGGCCGACGTCGACGGCGCCGGCGGCGGGTGGTGGACGGCTCCCGAAGCGATCCTGGACGAGGCGGCCCTCACCCTGCGGATGCAGACCACCGACGGCGAGAAGTTCAAGCTGATGATGATGAAGGGGACCGGGTTGCTGGGCGGGCTGGGCGGTGGGCAGGCCCAGAGCGACGGCATCCTGGCCCTGGCCGACTGGATGCGGCGGAACCTGGGCGACCGCACCGCCTGAGCCTCGACTATCCTTCCTCCCGATGCCGCTCGGTGAGCTCGTGTTCGCGAACCTGGTGGACCTGCGGGTCTACCAGGGCCAGGGCCGGGACGGCGCGCCGGGGATCTACGTGGTGTCGCTCCCCGGTCGGGCCCTGCCGTTCGTGGCCTACCGGGCCTGGAAGGTCCCCACCGGCTTCGTCGGCGAGGAGATCCGGCTGACCGCGCCCTCCGGAGTCGTGGCCTACCGGTGGGGGCCCAACATCCGGCGCATGGTGGGGGCCATGGACCTCACCGTGGAGACCGACGTCATCGAGGACGCCGTGCTCTCCGAGGCCGGGGCGTACCTGGCGTCGTTCATCCTGGAGGACCAGGTCCTCGGCGAGGTCGAGGTGCGGGTGTACCTCCAGTCGGCCCCCGCCACCCTTCCCAAGCACGTCGAGGACGGCCTGAAGCGGTCCGACG
This window harbors:
- a CDS encoding zinc-dependent metalloprotease, coding for MDEPEPPKPPEVPLGDVFSEIPLFREIQRVLLSGTGPVNWELARQVAIAVASWGTDDPPPTDEDRSGFEDTVRAAELHVAELTGLPSPPEVATVEVQRRSQWVEASIRGLRELIEPAATRMSESFSKLQQDQLPAEMGGQFAGAAAMLGPLSALLLGVQTGTVLGTIGQRALGQYDVALPRPGPGTLQFVVPNIARFEQEWSLPPLEFRARVAVHEVIHHFEFARPWVRGHLVGLVRDYASTLDLDLGGLQERLERMDISDPEALQGLFQSDEGLFGPVMDDEQRLKLARIQSFVIAAEGYGDHVTSQLGARLLGSESQIGEALRRSREGESDDPVFERLLGIEMKRDQYRLGTQFCDTVVELTDEATLARMWDSAENLPSLPELEEPRLWLARAA